TTAAAATAAAATGGTACTTTAAAACATATTTCAAAAAGTCTTCCTGTTTTCATATAATCAATTTTTCTTTTTTCTTCGTCTTTTATTTCTTTCCCTTTATAAATTAAATCAAGAATCTGTCCTCCTGCCATTCCTTTATATCCAATCGCTTCCGCGACATCTTTTACTAAACTTATTTTTCCACTTTCTGCAATAAGTTGAAATCCATAGGTTAAAAGGGCATCACCCACTAAAATAGCAATACCTTCTCCAAATTTTTTATGACAGGTAGGGACTCCCCTTCTAAAATCGTCGTTATCCATTGAAGGTAAATCATCGTGTACAAGAGAAAAA
The bacterium genome window above contains:
- a CDS encoding polyprenyl synthetase family protein produces the protein FSLVHDDLPSMDNDDFRRGVPTCHKKFGEGIAILVGDALLTYGFQLIAESGKISLVKDVAEAIGYKGMAGGQILDLIYKGKEIKDEEKRKIDYMKTGRLFEICFKVPFYFKKVEKEKKEKIENIAKNFGIAFQIRDDIEDKEGDEIILKEKLKKIYQKLKQETLFFGKKGKILLYIFDRIYFDFLNNNL